The following are encoded together in the Planococcus antarcticus DSM 14505 genome:
- a CDS encoding FUSC family protein translates to MRLGARILKTGVAISMALFLANLLELPSPVFAGVAAIFAIQPSIYRSYLTLLDQIYGNLIGAAIAIIFVLTLGSNYLTIGAAAILAIVLMLKLKLENTVPLTLVTMIIIMDSHSTDFLTFASLRISTVMLGILSAFVVNMIFLPPKYETRLFTSIHEVSEEVIRWIRVSIRHASDHASVKEDIDKLTEKLLKVDQWYSFYKEERSYTKKQQYAKARKLVLYRQMIATSKKSLEVLRRLNRFENELIELPEHFHMMVQERLESLASYHEQLYMKYVGKLRPEHSEGSGADAIIKRNEVMTIFVKEINLAHEENEDEFSVYHLMHVLSAILDYEEQLEHLDLLIIAYLNYHSEEVDSDLENAI, encoded by the coding sequence ATGAGATTAGGTGCACGTATCTTAAAAACCGGCGTGGCCATTTCTATGGCCTTGTTCCTGGCGAACTTATTGGAATTGCCTTCCCCTGTATTTGCGGGGGTGGCAGCCATTTTCGCGATCCAGCCTTCCATCTATCGATCGTATCTGACGCTACTCGATCAAATTTATGGCAACTTAATCGGTGCCGCTATTGCTATCATTTTTGTATTAACGCTCGGCAGCAATTATTTGACGATTGGCGCAGCTGCGATTCTGGCTATCGTGCTGATGCTGAAGCTGAAATTGGAAAATACCGTTCCGTTAACTTTGGTGACGATGATCATCATCATGGATTCTCACTCTACCGACTTTTTGACTTTCGCTTCGTTGAGAATCAGTACTGTCATGCTCGGGATTTTATCAGCTTTTGTGGTGAATATGATCTTTCTACCTCCGAAGTACGAAACACGCCTCTTCACTTCAATCCATGAGGTCAGCGAAGAAGTGATTCGCTGGATTCGCGTCTCTATTCGTCACGCTTCCGATCATGCATCTGTTAAAGAAGACATCGATAAGTTGACGGAAAAGCTATTAAAAGTCGATCAATGGTATTCGTTTTATAAAGAAGAACGCAGCTATACTAAGAAACAACAATATGCTAAGGCACGCAAATTGGTATTGTATCGCCAGATGATTGCCACCTCCAAGAAAAGCCTTGAAGTTTTAAGGCGCCTGAACCGTTTTGAAAATGAATTGATAGAGCTTCCTGAACACTTCCATATGATGGTCCAAGAACGCTTGGAAAGCTTGGCTAGTTACCACGAACAGCTATATATGAAGTATGTGGGCAAGTTGCGGCCAGAGCATAGCGAAGGTTCTGGTGCAGATGCCATCATAAAACGCAATGAAGTAATGACAATTTTTGTAAAAGAAATAAATTTAGCACATGAGGAAAATGAAGACGAGTTTTCAGTTTATCATTTAATGCACGTCTTATCAGCCATATTGGACTACGAAGAGCAGCTGGAACATTTGGATTTACTCATTATCGCTTACTTGAATTATCATTCAGAAGAAGTAGACAGCGATCTTGAAAATGCCATATAA
- a CDS encoding ABC transporter permease produces the protein MLHYIGRRLLQLIPVLLGMTFIVFMIIRAIPGDPAQVILGQQASEEAIKALRSNLGLDNPWYIQYFDYLKGLVTGDLGESLRTRTPVVDEVWPYLAATIELSLFAIIIAVIIGINAGIISAWFQNSWFDYLAMIIALIGVSMPIFWLGLMNQWIFSIELGILPTTGRENVRDPVDVITNFYVIDTLIAGDFNQLATVLKHLVLPGTALATIPMAIIARMTRSSMLEVMRSDYVRTARSKGLSMFWVVYKHALKNAIIPVLTIIGLQMGLLLGGAILTETIFGWPGIGRYIYEAIGFRDYPVIQSGILIVAFIFVMINLFVDLLYGLVDPRIKYD, from the coding sequence ATGCTTCACTATATAGGAAGGCGGCTTCTACAGTTAATCCCGGTTTTACTCGGTATGACATTTATCGTGTTTATGATCATCCGTGCAATTCCTGGTGATCCTGCACAAGTCATCCTTGGTCAACAAGCATCCGAAGAAGCGATAAAGGCATTACGGTCAAATTTGGGATTGGACAATCCCTGGTATATTCAGTACTTTGATTATCTGAAAGGACTGGTTACAGGAGATTTAGGAGAATCACTTCGTACGCGAACTCCAGTGGTAGATGAAGTGTGGCCTTATTTGGCTGCCACAATTGAACTTTCCTTATTCGCTATTATTATTGCAGTGATTATCGGAATCAACGCGGGTATTATTTCAGCTTGGTTCCAAAATTCATGGTTTGATTACTTGGCGATGATTATTGCCTTGATTGGCGTATCTATGCCAATTTTCTGGCTGGGATTGATGAACCAGTGGATTTTCTCAATCGAATTGGGGATTCTTCCTACTACGGGCCGGGAAAATGTCCGAGATCCTGTTGATGTCATTACGAATTTTTATGTGATTGATACATTGATTGCAGGAGATTTTAATCAATTGGCTACTGTTCTGAAACATCTTGTATTGCCGGGTACTGCTTTAGCGACAATTCCGATGGCGATCATTGCCAGAATGACGCGTTCAAGCATGCTTGAAGTCATGCGTTCAGATTATGTCAGAACAGCTCGTTCAAAAGGTTTGTCGATGTTTTGGGTGGTGTACAAACACGCACTTAAAAATGCCATTATTCCGGTGTTGACGATTATCGGACTTCAGATGGGACTGCTACTTGGTGGTGCTATTTTGACAGAAACCATTTTTGGCTGGCCTGGAATCGGACGTTATATTTACGAAGCGATTGGCTTCCGCGATTATCCAGTCATTCAGTCAGGGATTCTGATTGTTGCGTTTATTTTTGTCATGATCAATTTATTTGTTGATCTGTTGTACGGCTTGGTAGATCCACGCATCAAATATGATTAG
- a CDS encoding glutamate-1-semialdehyde 2,1-aminomutase, which produces MNHSTSEKLHAEALEHIVGGVNSPSRSFKAVGGGSPVAMERGKGAYFWDVDGNKYIDYLAAYGPIITGHAHPHITQAITRAAENGLLYGTPTRHEITFAKMLKDAMPNMDRVRFVNSGTEAVMTTIRISRAYTGRTKMMKFAGCYHGHSDLVLVAAGSGPATLGTPDSAGVPKSIAEEVITIPFNDIEAFSEAMDRWGEEIACLLVEPIVGNFGIVEPKEGYLKEVHRIAHEKGALIVYDEVITAFRFHYGGAQDMLGLVPDLTALGKIIGGGLPIGAYGGKKEIMETVAPLGPAYQAGTMAGNPASIQAGIACLEVLREDGVYDEMDRLGAQLEKGILAAAKEFGVTITINRLKGALTIYFTDVKVENYEQAEATDGKIFGRFFKLMLKQGINLAPSKYEAWFLTTEHTEEDVEVSIQAVRQAFKQL; this is translated from the coding sequence ATGAACCATTCAACTTCAGAAAAGCTTCACGCAGAAGCATTGGAACATATCGTCGGTGGTGTCAACAGCCCATCAAGATCTTTTAAAGCGGTAGGCGGTGGATCTCCCGTCGCCATGGAGCGCGGAAAAGGCGCTTATTTTTGGGACGTCGACGGCAATAAATACATAGACTATTTAGCGGCATACGGTCCCATCATCACCGGCCATGCACACCCGCACATTACACAGGCAATCACGCGTGCAGCGGAAAACGGACTGCTTTATGGAACTCCGACACGCCACGAAATCACATTTGCTAAGATGTTGAAAGATGCAATGCCAAACATGGATAGAGTTCGTTTTGTCAATAGCGGGACTGAAGCAGTTATGACGACGATCCGCATTTCACGTGCATACACTGGTAGAACAAAAATGATGAAATTTGCTGGTTGCTATCACGGCCACTCTGATTTAGTACTTGTAGCTGCTGGATCAGGCCCTGCAACTTTAGGGACTCCTGATTCAGCAGGTGTTCCAAAATCTATCGCTGAAGAAGTCATTACAATTCCATTTAATGATATTGAAGCATTTTCAGAAGCTATGGATCGTTGGGGAGAAGAAATTGCCTGTCTTCTAGTTGAACCGATTGTCGGTAATTTTGGAATCGTTGAACCAAAAGAAGGCTATCTAAAAGAAGTACATCGCATCGCCCATGAAAAAGGCGCGTTAATTGTTTATGATGAAGTGATTACGGCTTTCCGATTCCATTATGGTGGTGCTCAGGATATGCTTGGCTTAGTACCAGACCTTACAGCACTTGGGAAAATCATTGGCGGAGGACTACCAATCGGCGCTTATGGCGGAAAAAAAGAGATCATGGAGACCGTGGCCCCTTTAGGTCCCGCATACCAAGCGGGCACCATGGCAGGAAACCCAGCCTCTATCCAAGCTGGCATTGCTTGTTTGGAAGTACTGCGTGAAGACGGAGTCTACGATGAAATGGATCGACTGGGTGCTCAACTTGAAAAAGGTATTTTGGCTGCCGCTAAAGAATTTGGTGTGACCATTACTATTAATCGTCTGAAAGGCGCTTTGACGATTTACTTTACCGATGTAAAAGTAGAAAACTACGAACAAGCTGAAGCAACTGACGGTAAAATTTTCGGCCGGTTCTTTAAACTAATGCTAAAGCAAGGAATCAATTTAGCTCCATCCAAATATGAGGCATGGTTTTTAACAACTGAACACACTGAAGAAGATGTAGAAGTTTCCATTCAAGCCGTCCGTCAAGCATTTAAACAGTTATAA
- the perR gene encoding peroxide-responsive transcriptional repressor PerR: MSEVQLKDALDALKSTGVRITPQRHAILEYMIHSTTHPTADDIYRALEKTFPNMSVATVYNNLRVFRKAGLVKELTYGDSSSRFDFVTHDHYHIICNDCGKIVDFHYPGLDEVEHLASHVTGFQVDYHRLEIYGTCQACLGKTAKAQ; the protein is encoded by the coding sequence ATGTCTGAAGTACAATTGAAGGACGCGCTTGATGCTTTGAAGTCAACAGGTGTAAGAATCACACCCCAACGCCACGCGATTTTGGAGTACATGATTCACTCAACAACGCACCCGACAGCGGATGACATTTATCGCGCGCTCGAAAAAACGTTTCCGAATATGAGTGTTGCAACTGTTTATAATAATTTACGGGTGTTCAGAAAAGCAGGACTGGTCAAAGAATTGACTTATGGAGATTCTTCCAGCCGTTTCGATTTTGTCACACATGACCATTATCATATTATCTGTAACGATTGCGGAAAAATAGTTGATTTCCATTATCCAGGACTGGATGAAGTGGAGCATTTGGCTTCTCATGTCACTGGGTTTCAAGTGGACTATCACCGCCTTGAAATTTACGGAACATGTCAAGCTTGCTTAGGTAAAACGGCGAAGGCACAATAA
- a CDS encoding ABC transporter substrate-binding protein, whose amino-acid sequence MGKKKFLSWTLLLLLLVSTALYGCSSDNGSEESGSEGGSTEEKQLIFGRGGDSVSLDPITVTDGESFKVTKNIFDTLVNFGEQDTEIEPALASDWTASEDGLTYTFTLEEGVKFHDDTDFNAEAVVKNFERWAAGDGEQYPYYGSMFGGYGDDEGHVIESVEATGDYEVTFTLNRPQAPFLKNLAMSPFAIASPTAFEAAGDTFGDKPIGTGPFKFVEWKRNDTITIEKFDDYWVDGEPKLDQVVFRAIPDNSARLNALLSGEIDLADGITPSDAGTIEGDENLQLFERPSMNVGYLGMTVTREPFDDPKVRQAINHAIDKQAIVDAFFEGRAEVAKNPIPPVISGYNDSIEDYVYDPERAKELLAEAGLPDGFEMELYAMPVPRPYMPDGQKVAEAIQKNLADVGVTAEIVSFEWATYLEKAANGEADAFLLGWTGDNGDADNFLYALLDQDNVGTNNYTYYKNQELHDILIEAQSEVDEDLRNELYMQAQEIIHEDAPWVPLAHSTPLLAGGNNVINFKAHPTGSDKLASVDLE is encoded by the coding sequence TTGGGGAAGAAAAAGTTCTTATCGTGGACACTTTTGTTGCTTTTATTAGTATCAACAGCTCTTTATGGCTGTAGTTCTGACAATGGATCAGAAGAAAGTGGCAGTGAAGGTGGATCTACCGAAGAGAAGCAGTTGATCTTTGGACGCGGAGGCGATTCGGTTTCTCTTGATCCGATCACAGTCACGGACGGTGAATCATTTAAAGTAACAAAAAACATTTTTGATACATTAGTGAATTTTGGTGAGCAGGATACAGAAATCGAACCAGCATTGGCTTCTGATTGGACAGCTTCTGAAGATGGATTAACTTATACCTTCACATTGGAAGAAGGCGTTAAATTCCATGATGATACTGATTTCAACGCAGAGGCAGTCGTCAAGAACTTTGAACGCTGGGCTGCCGGTGACGGTGAACAATACCCTTACTACGGTTCTATGTTCGGGGGATATGGTGATGACGAAGGGCATGTTATCGAATCTGTTGAAGCAACAGGCGATTACGAAGTTACCTTTACATTAAACCGTCCACAGGCACCATTCCTTAAAAACCTGGCAATGAGCCCATTCGCGATTGCTTCGCCAACTGCATTTGAAGCAGCAGGCGACACTTTTGGCGACAAACCGATTGGAACAGGTCCATTTAAATTTGTTGAATGGAAACGCAACGATACCATTACAATCGAAAAGTTTGACGATTATTGGGTAGATGGCGAGCCGAAATTGGATCAAGTGGTATTCCGCGCGATTCCAGATAACTCAGCTCGTTTAAACGCTTTATTATCAGGAGAAATTGATTTGGCAGACGGAATCACACCTTCTGATGCAGGGACAATCGAAGGAGATGAAAATCTTCAATTGTTCGAGCGTCCATCTATGAACGTTGGCTACCTAGGAATGACTGTGACACGTGAACCATTTGATGATCCAAAAGTACGTCAAGCGATCAACCACGCAATCGACAAACAGGCGATTGTAGACGCATTTTTCGAAGGACGTGCAGAAGTAGCGAAAAATCCGATTCCACCGGTAATTAGTGGATATAACGACAGCATCGAAGATTATGTATATGATCCTGAACGTGCAAAAGAATTATTGGCTGAAGCGGGTCTTCCAGATGGCTTTGAAATGGAACTTTATGCAATGCCAGTTCCACGTCCATATATGCCGGATGGCCAAAAAGTGGCAGAAGCCATTCAAAAGAACTTGGCTGATGTTGGCGTAACTGCTGAAATCGTGTCGTTTGAGTGGGCTACTTATCTTGAAAAAGCTGCAAACGGAGAAGCTGATGCATTCTTACTCGGATGGACTGGCGATAACGGCGATGCAGATAACTTCTTATATGCTTTGCTTGACCAAGACAATGTTGGCACAAACAACTACACGTATTACAAAAACCAGGAATTGCACGATATCCTGATTGAGGCACAATCAGAAGTCGATGAAGATTTGAGAAATGAATTGTATATGCAAGCTCAGGAAATCATCCATGAAGATGCTCCTTGGGTTCCGCTTGCGCATTCTACACCGCTATTGGCTGGTGGGAATAACGTAATCAATTTCAAAGCACATCCAACAGGTTCTGACAAATTGGCTTCAGTAGATTTAGAGTAG
- a CDS encoding ABC transporter ATP-binding protein, producing the protein MTEPLLKVEGLKKYFPITSGILGKVSNHVKAVDDVSFTVQEGETLGIVGESGCGKSTTGRMLMRLLEPTEGTVTFDGQELTSLSNNEMRKARRDIQMVFQDPYASLNPRHTIEKILMEPLNVHDIGDPKERKRKVHEFLEIVGLSSYHAKRYPHQFSGGQRQRIGIARALMTNPKLIIADEPVSALDVSIQAQVLNLMQDLQKELKLTYIFIAHDLGVVRHISDRVGVMYLGKMAELANTEDLYEKPLHPYTQALLAAVPVPDPGFIREEVVISGDVPSPANPPSGCSFHTRCPFKMDICSKVVPVFAEVEKGHYVACHLYEESRPQ; encoded by the coding sequence ATGACAGAACCGTTGTTAAAAGTTGAAGGATTGAAAAAGTATTTTCCGATTACATCTGGAATCTTAGGTAAAGTTAGCAATCATGTTAAAGCGGTGGACGATGTATCATTTACTGTTCAAGAAGGCGAGACCTTAGGTATTGTCGGTGAATCAGGTTGCGGGAAATCCACGACAGGACGAATGTTGATGCGACTTTTAGAACCAACCGAAGGTACTGTTACCTTTGATGGTCAGGAATTGACTAGTTTGTCGAATAACGAGATGCGCAAAGCGCGCCGAGATATTCAAATGGTCTTTCAAGATCCCTATGCTTCATTAAATCCACGTCACACAATCGAGAAGATTTTAATGGAACCGCTTAATGTCCATGATATAGGCGATCCAAAAGAGCGAAAAAGGAAAGTACATGAGTTTTTAGAAATTGTTGGATTGAGCAGTTACCATGCTAAACGCTATCCACATCAATTCAGTGGCGGTCAGCGGCAGCGCATTGGTATCGCACGTGCTTTGATGACAAATCCGAAACTGATTATTGCAGATGAACCGGTATCAGCACTTGATGTATCGATTCAAGCGCAGGTATTAAACTTGATGCAGGATCTTCAAAAAGAGCTGAAGCTGACTTATATATTTATTGCCCACGATTTGGGGGTAGTTCGCCATATCAGTGACCGGGTAGGCGTTATGTATCTTGGGAAAATGGCGGAACTTGCCAATACTGAAGACTTGTATGAAAAACCGTTACATCCGTATACGCAGGCGTTATTGGCTGCTGTACCGGTTCCGGATCCGGGATTTATCCGAGAAGAAGTCGTTATTTCCGGAGATGTTCCAAGCCCTGCAAATCCACCGAGCGGCTGCAGCTTCCATACGCGCTGTCCATTTAAAATGGACATTTGCTCAAAAGTTGTGCCAGTTTTTGCAGAGGTTGAAAAAGGTCATTATGTTGCCTGTCATCTTTACGAAGAATCCAGGCCGCAATGA
- a CDS encoding nucleotidyltransferase-like protein produces MEQILRPIYQERASQESTLGVILVEKREKVSQITDTFDSILLIITKENETPVFTKHYTYLDKKAAMHIVTEKQLHKWLLLGTNRKIVDWLFYGRIIYDRNEFMEKLKTELKDYPFYGRKIKMGIEFAKLIRRYMEGKVFFEERNYMDAYHHMVESLHHLARLAVLENGLPPEVTVWSQVKQMEPAIYKLYEELISSVEPIDKRLELLFLASEFYIHSRTQDGALHIREVMERQSSWTIQELHEQEELKNYSSNLEVFIEYLIDKDLVFINGVTTKSEGIFHRYYYVKN; encoded by the coding sequence ATGGAACAAATACTACGACCTATTTATCAGGAACGCGCCAGCCAAGAAAGTACACTGGGGGTGATTCTAGTAGAAAAAAGAGAGAAGGTCAGCCAGATTACGGATACGTTTGATTCGATTCTACTGATCATTACCAAGGAAAATGAGACACCGGTCTTCACAAAGCACTATACGTATTTAGATAAAAAAGCTGCGATGCACATCGTTACCGAAAAGCAACTACATAAATGGCTGTTGCTTGGCACAAACCGGAAAATTGTTGACTGGCTTTTCTACGGCCGTATTATTTATGATCGCAATGAATTTATGGAGAAGTTGAAAACAGAGTTAAAAGACTACCCTTTCTACGGACGGAAAATCAAGATGGGTATTGAGTTTGCCAAACTGATCCGCCGTTATATGGAAGGGAAAGTGTTTTTTGAAGAAAGGAACTATATGGACGCCTATCACCATATGGTAGAATCGTTACATCATTTAGCACGGTTGGCGGTACTTGAAAACGGTTTGCCTCCGGAAGTGACTGTCTGGTCACAGGTAAAGCAAATGGAGCCGGCTATCTATAAGTTGTATGAAGAATTGATATCGAGCGTTGAGCCGATTGATAAGCGTCTGGAGCTGTTATTTTTGGCAAGTGAGTTCTATATTCATTCTCGGACACAGGATGGAGCTCTTCATATACGGGAAGTCATGGAGAGGCAGAGTAGCTGGACGATTCAGGAATTACATGAACAAGAAGAATTAAAAAACTACTCATCTAACCTTGAAGTTTTCATTGAATATCTTATAGATAAGGATCTTGTTTTTATTAATGGTGTTACGACAAAAAGCGAGGGAATTTTCCACCGTTATTATTACGTGAAAAACTAA
- a CDS encoding ABC transporter permease — protein sequence MQKVAGPWKEAWRGFRKSKVAVVGMGIVIFFVLLAIFGPLFTPQGINEQNLSQRLMPPSSTNWMGTDDFGRDILSRVVYGARISLWVGFLAVIGSVVVGSILGILAGYYGRWVDTIISRIFDIMLAFPSILLAIAVVSVLGPSLRNALIAIAIINVPNFGRLIRSKVLSIKEDEYIMSAKAIGMKDNRILISHILPNSMAPVIVQGTLAIATAIIEAAALGFLGLGAQAPSPEWGKMLADSRSYLTNAPWTMIFPGVAIMLTVLGFNLMGDGLRDALDPRMKS from the coding sequence ATGCAGAAAGTCGCCGGTCCCTGGAAAGAGGCATGGCGAGGTTTCCGTAAAAGCAAAGTAGCGGTTGTCGGAATGGGGATTGTCATATTCTTCGTACTGCTTGCAATTTTCGGTCCGCTTTTTACACCGCAGGGCATCAATGAACAAAATCTGTCTCAACGGCTTATGCCTCCTTCTTCCACAAATTGGATGGGAACGGACGACTTTGGCCGGGATATCTTATCCCGGGTTGTGTATGGCGCACGTATTTCATTATGGGTCGGCTTTTTAGCGGTCATTGGATCGGTTGTAGTAGGTAGTATTTTAGGTATTTTAGCTGGTTATTATGGACGCTGGGTGGATACGATCATCTCCAGAATCTTCGATATTATGCTGGCATTTCCAAGTATTTTATTGGCGATTGCGGTCGTATCGGTTCTTGGACCGTCTTTACGTAATGCACTAATTGCTATTGCAATCATTAACGTACCAAATTTTGGGCGTTTGATTCGCTCGAAAGTATTAAGTATTAAAGAAGACGAATACATCATGTCGGCAAAAGCAATCGGTATGAAAGACAACAGAATCCTGATTTCGCATATCCTACCGAACTCCATGGCACCGGTTATTGTCCAAGGAACGTTGGCAATTGCGACCGCCATTATCGAAGCAGCGGCTCTCGGATTTCTTGGGTTGGGTGCACAGGCGCCGTCACCGGAATGGGGCAAGATGCTGGCAGACTCACGTTCGTATTTGACGAATGCACCGTGGACCATGATTTTCCCAGGCGTTGCCATCATGTTAACAGTTCTTGGCTTTAACTTGATGGGTGACGGTTTGCGCGATGCTTTGGATCCGCGAATGAAGTCATAA
- the bcp gene encoding thioredoxin-dependent thiol peroxidase, whose protein sequence is MAALEGTQAPEFSLKDEAGKMVSLKEFSGSKYVVLYFYPKDMTPGCTTQACNFRDAQADFSALNTVILGVSADSEDLHNKFIEKHGLPFSLLVDEDHRVSEDYGVWVEKSMYGKKFMGIERATYLIDPTGNVVKEWRKVKVPNHIQDVLDTLKTISNQ, encoded by the coding sequence ATGGCTGCATTGGAAGGTACACAAGCACCAGAATTTTCATTAAAAGACGAAGCAGGGAAGATGGTTTCTCTGAAGGAATTTTCCGGCAGTAAATATGTAGTTCTTTATTTTTATCCAAAGGATATGACACCCGGCTGTACGACTCAAGCCTGCAATTTCCGAGATGCTCAGGCTGATTTTTCTGCACTCAATACAGTGATTCTGGGTGTCAGCGCGGATTCAGAAGATCTCCACAATAAATTCATTGAAAAGCACGGCTTGCCATTTTCGCTGCTGGTGGACGAAGACCACCGAGTATCAGAAGATTACGGGGTCTGGGTAGAGAAAAGTATGTACGGCAAAAAATTCATGGGCATTGAACGTGCAACGTACCTGATCGATCCGACAGGAAACGTTGTAAAAGAATGGCGCAAAGTCAAAGTTCCAAATCACATCCAGGATGTTCTGGACACCTTGAAAACGATCAGCAATCAGTAA
- a CDS encoding D-2-hydroxyacid dehydrogenase, whose protein sequence is MEILFTFIPKEDQQQRLETEFPQVHFHFIYKDKTRLASADIIVTYGEDLTAEDVAAAEKVQWIMVASAGIEKLPHQAIAERGITVSNVKGIHKIPMAESALAHLLSLKRSLPTIYENQRNQEWSRRIRSSELNGSTALILGPGAIGSEIGRMLQAFGVYTIGCNRSGKKAPHMDDTISFENILEKLPQADYVLSILPSTDETKQLLKEVHFKAMKKTAIFMNFGRGDLVSDEILLDALRNEEIACAVLDVFEQEPLPQDHPYWTMGNVVVSPHVSSHSGKYVERALDIFIPDLKKWLVDQTVPTNLVNMEKGY, encoded by the coding sequence ATGGAAATCCTATTTACATTTATTCCAAAAGAAGACCAACAGCAGAGGCTAGAAACCGAGTTTCCACAAGTCCATTTCCATTTCATCTATAAAGACAAAACACGTTTGGCGTCTGCCGATATCATTGTCACTTACGGAGAAGACCTAACAGCGGAGGATGTTGCAGCCGCTGAAAAGGTGCAATGGATCATGGTGGCTAGTGCAGGCATTGAAAAACTGCCTCATCAAGCCATCGCAGAACGTGGCATTACTGTATCCAATGTTAAAGGCATCCATAAAATCCCGATGGCTGAATCTGCTTTGGCTCACCTGTTGTCCTTAAAACGCTCACTTCCGACGATTTATGAAAATCAGCGCAATCAGGAATGGAGCAGAAGGATACGTTCTTCAGAATTGAATGGCTCTACAGCACTGATTCTGGGTCCGGGAGCCATTGGTTCAGAGATCGGGCGGATGCTACAGGCTTTCGGTGTCTATACCATTGGGTGCAACCGGTCGGGGAAGAAAGCTCCTCATATGGACGATACGATTTCTTTTGAAAACATTCTCGAAAAACTTCCACAAGCTGATTATGTCCTGTCGATTTTGCCGAGCACCGATGAAACTAAGCAGCTTTTAAAAGAAGTACATTTCAAAGCGATGAAAAAAACGGCCATCTTTATGAACTTCGGAAGAGGCGACTTGGTTTCGGATGAGATTCTTCTAGATGCACTGCGAAATGAAGAGATTGCCTGTGCAGTTCTGGATGTTTTCGAACAGGAACCGCTTCCGCAGGATCATCCCTATTGGACGATGGGCAATGTTGTTGTGTCACCTCATGTCTCTAGCCATTCTGGCAAGTATGTGGAGCGCGCATTGGATATTTTTATTCCAGATCTTAAAAAATGGCTTGTGGACCAAACCGTTCCGACAAATCTGGTCAACATGGAAAAGGGGTATTGA
- a CDS encoding cob(I)yrinic acid a,c-diamide adenosyltransferase → MKIYTKTGDKGTTSLVYGTRVAKNDAVVEAYGTCDEANSLIGLAIGHMNTEFFEEKEALCEVFHEIQTTLFHVGAELATPKGKEVKWKLEEQDVFKLEQWIDRYDAEVPPLSNFILPGGHPSGAALHVARTVVRRAERTALSIGTDVPPTVLAYLNRLSDFLFVAARLVNQRLGRKEKGLHEK, encoded by the coding sequence ATGAAAATTTATACGAAAACTGGCGATAAAGGCACCACTTCATTAGTCTACGGAACACGAGTCGCGAAAAATGATGCAGTAGTCGAAGCGTACGGAACGTGTGACGAAGCGAATTCATTGATTGGCTTGGCGATTGGGCACATGAATACCGAGTTTTTTGAAGAAAAGGAAGCTCTTTGTGAGGTTTTCCACGAAATCCAGACGACTTTATTCCACGTAGGAGCTGAGCTGGCTACGCCGAAAGGAAAAGAAGTGAAGTGGAAGTTGGAAGAACAGGATGTCTTTAAACTGGAGCAGTGGATTGATCGGTATGATGCCGAAGTTCCGCCGCTCAGTAACTTCATTTTGCCGGGAGGACATCCGTCCGGAGCGGCTCTTCACGTAGCGCGCACTGTCGTTAGAAGAGCTGAACGGACGGCTTTGTCGATCGGAACCGATGTTCCTCCGACTGTCTTGGCATATTTAAATCGCTTGTCTGATTTTTTGTTCGTGGCAGCGCGTTTGGTGAACCAGCGTCTTGGACGGAAAGAAAAAGGGCTACACGAAAAATAA
- a CDS encoding YgzB family protein produces MKPYKNKINRIRTFALALIFIGIVIMYVGIYFRNHPIVMVIFMLLGVVAIIGSTAVYAWIGLLSMKTIPVECPNCGRHTKMLGRVDICMHCNEPLTMDRSLEGKEFDQDYNKKSTQ; encoded by the coding sequence ATGAAACCTTATAAAAATAAAATCAATCGCATTCGGACGTTTGCGTTAGCGCTGATTTTCATCGGAATCGTCATCATGTACGTCGGCATTTATTTCAGAAACCATCCCATCGTAATGGTGATTTTCATGTTGCTTGGCGTCGTCGCGATTATCGGAAGTACAGCTGTCTATGCTTGGATCGGTTTACTTTCTATGAAAACCATCCCAGTTGAATGTCCTAATTGCGGAAGACATACAAAAATGCTTGGCCGTGTAGACATCTGCATGCATTGCAATGAGCCTTTAACAATGGATCGCTCTCTTGAAGGAAAAGAGTTTGATCAGGACTACAATAAGAAAAGTACACAATAA